One Mesotoga sp. UBA6090 DNA segment encodes these proteins:
- a CDS encoding nitroreductase family protein, translated as MIIETIRMRHSTRKFLNYDLSAEEKESLMNFFRELPTLHSLHLKWTLRNLNKGSGVIFAPCPAKPSWLVEYGFQGEIIVLEVTKMGLGSCWNAGIREEGSPAGIILGKEDSGKVTLNDILTGMGRRKELESLVEGPLPEDERLLQILESCRLAPSSMNRQPWRFNVQKGDLYIWTKANMTGSSHWIDLGIVLSHAYITAQEFFSKVSIEKAAGEKYRLIMK; from the coding sequence ATGATTATTGAGACAATAAGAATGAGGCATTCAACGAGGAAGTTCCTCAATTACGACCTGTCTGCAGAGGAAAAGGAAAGTCTAATGAACTTCTTCAGGGAGCTTCCTACTCTTCATTCTTTGCACCTGAAATGGACCCTAAGAAATCTGAACAAAGGATCGGGCGTTATATTTGCACCGTGTCCCGCCAAGCCGAGCTGGCTTGTAGAATACGGGTTCCAGGGAGAAATCATTGTGCTGGAAGTGACCAAGATGGGATTAGGTAGTTGCTGGAATGCCGGGATTAGAGAGGAGGGCTCCCCGGCCGGGATTATCCTTGGTAAGGAAGATTCAGGGAAGGTAACCCTAAACGATATTCTTACCGGAATGGGGAGAAGGAAGGAGTTGGAATCTCTTGTCGAGGGACCGTTGCCCGAAGATGAGAGGCTGCTTCAAATATTGGAATCATGCAGACTTGCCCCTTCTTCGATGAATAGACAACCCTGGAGATTCAACGTTCAGAAGGGTGATCTATACATCTGGACTAAGGCAAACATGACTGGGAGCAGTCACTGGATAGATCTTGGAATTGTCCTTTCACATGCCTACATCACTGCACAGGAATTCTTTTCGAAGGTTTCTATAGAGAAGGCAGCCGGAGAAAAATACAGATTGATTATGAAGTAA
- a CDS encoding metallopeptidase TldD-related protein, giving the protein MIETIVKNLEANSVDAWRIREENIESEEYFFVGNKVDLGRAKKVKKYEVTIYHDFEEGEKKYRGSSTVTVSPGTTVEEIVHSIQEAFFAAGFVKNPWYPMAPKFSRRFETAEHDLHDLSRDAIGAIFDNEKPSNSWLNSVEIFVTRNGYRILNSEGLDVAFSKYRTYIESIVSSSGREEVELYDQLLLALPDVERIRKRISRLLLLAGERANAVPTPALDRIPVVLTGEPAKEVMRYYLKQANARLKYDRISEAEPGDSVQSGESGDKITLEVVPELEGSYFSLPVDNDGFLIGKRTVIENGILKNYWGDIKHSHYLGIEPTGAVLNFSVGRGSLSIDEMRKVDHLEVTNFSAVDVDETTGDFGGEIRLGWYFDGSKRIAVTGGSVTGSLRELESIYLSKETELDEDYYGPVSIAIKGLKISGE; this is encoded by the coding sequence ATGATAGAGACGATTGTAAAGAACCTTGAAGCAAATTCAGTAGATGCGTGGAGAATAAGGGAAGAGAACATTGAGAGTGAAGAGTATTTCTTTGTAGGGAACAAGGTCGATCTTGGAAGGGCGAAAAAGGTGAAGAAGTACGAAGTAACTATCTACCATGATTTTGAAGAGGGCGAAAAGAAATACAGGGGAAGCTCGACGGTTACCGTGAGCCCGGGAACAACGGTTGAGGAAATCGTCCATTCAATACAGGAGGCCTTTTTTGCTGCAGGTTTCGTAAAGAATCCCTGGTATCCAATGGCACCGAAATTCTCGCGGAGATTCGAAACAGCCGAACATGACCTCCATGATCTTTCAAGAGATGCTATTGGAGCAATCTTTGACAATGAAAAACCGTCCAATTCATGGTTGAACTCTGTTGAGATTTTTGTGACGAGAAACGGGTACCGCATTCTCAACTCTGAAGGTCTCGACGTGGCTTTTTCAAAATATAGAACGTACATCGAAAGCATTGTAAGTTCTTCCGGCAGAGAAGAAGTTGAGCTGTACGATCAGTTGCTCCTTGCGCTTCCCGATGTTGAACGTATAAGGAAAAGGATTTCCAGACTACTTCTGTTGGCCGGTGAAAGAGCTAATGCCGTTCCTACGCCAGCTTTAGACAGGATACCGGTAGTACTTACTGGAGAGCCGGCGAAAGAGGTAATGAGATACTATTTGAAACAGGCAAATGCACGTCTTAAGTATGACAGGATATCCGAAGCTGAACCTGGAGACTCTGTTCAGTCAGGAGAATCGGGAGATAAGATAACGCTTGAAGTTGTGCCGGAACTTGAAGGTTCATACTTCAGCCTTCCTGTTGACAATGATGGTTTTCTCATTGGGAAAAGGACGGTTATCGAAAATGGGATCTTGAAGAATTACTGGGGTGACATCAAACATTCCCACTACCTGGGAATCGAACCAACAGGTGCTGTGCTGAACTTCTCGGTTGGTCGTGGCAGTCTCAGCATTGATGAGATGCGAAAAGTAGATCATCTGGAGGTCACTAATTTCTCGGCAGTTGACGTTGATGAAACAACGGGCGATTTCGGAGGAGAGATCAGATTAGGCTGGTATTTCGATGGTTCGAAGAGAATTGCGGTAACGGGAGGTTCAGTGACCGGTAGTCTAAGAGAGCTTGAATCAATCTATCTGTCGAAAGAGACAGAACTGGACGAAGATTACTACGGACCGGTCTCGATCGCAATAAAGGGGTTGAAGATTTCGGGTGAATAG
- a CDS encoding TldD/PmbA family protein, with protein MKVEDSRYLNDKRDMMKKLVCSLERDFPYVSVLGTDVRGKQYQAMTTGISVNDSRWSERGFVLRIHDGRGYFEFSFNEMGNQTVEEIVKYVGRKLSAFRNSMNEKNLDTSAVSMFEEEESKLCFNDEVGILPGSLSAGEIIDRLSSFKDRAHELSDEVVNVMALMENVQVSKLFISSRKELSQSYIWSQGYLYVVARRNKRTKYSMKGFSGLKGLEVLDEMEAFVGKVVENARLLLSAERIDPGEYDVICSPDVAGLIAHEAFGHGVEMDMFVKGRAKAVEYLGKQVASELVTMHDGAAGVREVSSYAFDDEGSLAKDTVIIENGILKRGISDLISASVLGTEPTGNGKRESFERKAYARMTNTYFSPGKDDLKDMIESIDYGFLLEDYYSGMEDPKNWGIQCVIAYGREIKKGQFTDRVVSPVMMTGYVPSLLKSISMVSGDFKLSGTGACGKGHKEFAKVSAGGPYIKAKARLG; from the coding sequence ATGAAGGTAGAAGATTCAAGATATCTCAACGACAAACGGGACATGATGAAGAAACTTGTGTGTTCTCTGGAACGTGACTTTCCTTACGTTTCAGTTCTCGGCACGGATGTCAGAGGTAAACAGTACCAAGCGATGACAACAGGGATTAGCGTGAACGATTCGAGATGGTCCGAAAGAGGGTTCGTACTCAGAATTCATGATGGAAGAGGTTACTTTGAATTCTCGTTTAACGAAATGGGGAATCAAACAGTTGAAGAGATTGTAAAGTATGTAGGGAGAAAGCTTTCTGCGTTCAGGAATAGTATGAATGAGAAAAATCTAGATACTTCAGCAGTATCGATGTTCGAAGAAGAGGAATCAAAACTCTGTTTCAATGACGAAGTTGGAATTCTTCCGGGTTCTCTCTCGGCAGGAGAGATAATCGATAGACTGTCTTCTTTTAAGGATCGGGCTCACGAACTCTCCGATGAAGTAGTAAACGTAATGGCCCTCATGGAAAACGTGCAAGTGAGTAAGCTCTTCATTTCTTCCAGGAAGGAGCTCTCACAATCCTACATCTGGTCTCAAGGATATTTGTACGTCGTTGCCAGAAGGAACAAGAGGACCAAGTATAGTATGAAAGGTTTCTCGGGATTGAAGGGTCTGGAGGTTCTGGACGAGATGGAAGCGTTCGTCGGGAAAGTGGTCGAGAATGCTCGACTTCTGCTCTCGGCCGAGAGAATAGATCCAGGTGAGTACGATGTGATTTGCTCGCCAGATGTTGCAGGACTGATTGCTCATGAAGCTTTCGGACACGGAGTCGAAATGGACATGTTTGTGAAGGGGCGGGCAAAGGCCGTCGAGTACCTGGGAAAGCAGGTTGCGTCTGAGTTGGTTACGATGCATGACGGTGCGGCCGGTGTAAGAGAAGTTTCATCTTACGCATTTGATGATGAAGGCAGTCTGGCAAAGGACACAGTGATAATAGAAAACGGAATTCTCAAGAGGGGAATTTCAGATTTGATTTCTGCATCTGTTCTTGGAACTGAGCCGACCGGCAACGGTAAGAGGGAATCGTTTGAGAGAAAAGCATATGCACGCATGACGAACACATATTTCTCTCCGGGAAAAGATGATCTAAAAGATATGATCGAATCAATAGATTATGGTTTTCTTCTTGAAGACTATTACAGTGGAATGGAGGATCCCAAAAACTGGGGGATTCAGTGTGTTATAGCCTACGGACGTGAGATTAAGAAAGGCCAGTTCACGGATCGCGTCGTATCTCCAGTAATGATGACAGGATATGTACCTTCTTTGCTGAAGTCGATTTCCATGGTGTCTGGAGATTTCAAGCTCTCAGGAACGGGAGCCTGCGGTAAAGGTCACAAGGAGTTCGCTAAAGTCTCTGCGGGTGGACCATATATTAAGGCAAAAGCGAGGTTGGGATAA
- a CDS encoding ABC transporter ATP-binding protein: MVKVENISKTFESRRKKVVAVDSLSFSAEPKSIFGLLGPNGAGKTTTLRIISTLLKPDRGKTSVMGFDSVVQPTEVRKRIGFLTSDMKLSGNLTPKELLRFYGELNHMRDTDISKRTKELSEYLDMNDFLDKRIGKLSTGMKQKAAIAVSLIHDPEVIIFDEPTNGLDILTARTVTDFLKDYRDQGKTIIISTHIMSVAEKLCNRVGIIFKGRLVEDDTLEGLYEKYGEDNLEGVFFKIADREGLIEIV; the protein is encoded by the coding sequence ATGGTTAAGGTCGAGAATATCTCAAAGACTTTCGAAAGTCGAAGAAAAAAGGTGGTAGCTGTCGATTCGTTGAGCTTTTCCGCCGAGCCAAAAAGCATTTTTGGCCTTCTAGGACCAAATGGTGCCGGAAAGACTACAACTCTCAGAATTATCTCAACTCTTCTCAAGCCAGACAGAGGAAAGACAAGCGTAATGGGATTCGACTCCGTAGTTCAGCCCACAGAAGTTCGGAAGAGAATAGGTTTCCTTACAAGCGATATGAAACTATCAGGAAACCTTACACCAAAGGAACTGCTTAGATTCTACGGCGAACTCAATCATATGAGGGACACAGATATCTCAAAACGGACAAAGGAACTATCAGAATATCTGGATATGAATGACTTCCTTGACAAGAGAATCGGGAAGCTCTCTACAGGAATGAAGCAAAAGGCTGCGATCGCAGTCAGTCTTATTCATGATCCCGAAGTCATAATCTTTGATGAACCCACAAATGGTCTGGACATCCTTACGGCAAGAACGGTTACCGACTTTCTCAAAGACTACCGCGACCAGGGAAAGACGATAATCATCTCTACTCACATCATGTCTGTTGCCGAAAAGCTATGCAATAGAGTTGGAATTATCTTCAAGGGCAGGCTTGTCGAAGACGACACTCTTGAAGGGCTTTATGAGAAGTATGGCGAAGACAATCTTGAAGGCGTGTTCTTTAAGATTGCAGACAGAGAAGGGCTGATCGAGATTGTTTAG
- a CDS encoding ABC transporter permease, whose product MFRDALIIFRKELKNIFKDARTVFAVLILPMLIMPVIFLVMNTVSTSQTRTYENTVYTLKIINMPDGRFLSFLDQMISFEIDETLSEESVRNQENSIMLEFPADAAERIGGGEKIDARLFYNSTSRGSSYGAQIVQNALSAYSSLLLSEKLLEHGLTLDDLNLVSVEKRDVAPEESQGTELLATLIPYFLLIYIFAGSMNIGLDTTAGEKERGNMPVLLVNQVSRSSIATGKILYVMTIAILNSIFTFIGLIIAFKVGGPAFGGGELNFSSLSATNLFGLFITLVTMSGLAAALIVLLGSLARNMKEGSGYVMPIYIMAIVLGVATMQMESPDNPLLYLIPFVNSIFVMKDIITASFVVSRFSLMLVSNLVYVSLFIYFLTRVFNSEKIMDISGA is encoded by the coding sequence TTGTTTAGGGATGCTCTAATCATCTTTCGAAAGGAACTCAAGAATATATTCAAGGACGCAAGAACTGTCTTCGCAGTTCTGATTTTGCCGATGTTGATCATGCCAGTGATCTTCCTCGTAATGAACACGGTGTCTACATCCCAAACCAGAACCTACGAGAACACAGTCTACACGCTGAAGATAATTAACATGCCAGACGGGAGGTTCCTTAGTTTTCTAGATCAGATGATATCATTTGAAATTGACGAAACTCTTAGCGAAGAATCGGTCAGAAACCAGGAGAACTCAATCATGTTAGAGTTTCCCGCAGATGCCGCGGAAAGAATTGGTGGTGGAGAGAAGATAGATGCCCGTCTCTTCTACAATTCGACTTCAAGAGGTTCTTCGTATGGGGCTCAAATAGTTCAGAATGCCCTATCGGCGTATTCATCTCTGCTTCTTTCGGAAAAGCTTCTCGAACATGGATTGACACTCGATGATCTCAATCTCGTGAGCGTAGAGAAAAGAGATGTTGCACCGGAAGAGTCTCAGGGAACAGAGCTGCTAGCCACTTTGATCCCATATTTCCTGCTCATATACATCTTCGCCGGATCCATGAATATAGGCCTCGACACAACTGCTGGTGAAAAAGAGAGAGGAAACATGCCTGTGCTTTTGGTGAATCAGGTTTCTAGATCATCAATTGCAACCGGCAAGATTCTCTACGTGATGACCATAGCGATTCTGAACAGCATATTCACTTTCATTGGATTGATAATCGCTTTCAAAGTTGGAGGACCTGCATTTGGGGGTGGTGAGCTCAATTTTTCATCTCTGTCGGCCACAAATCTCTTCGGTCTCTTCATTACACTGGTGACAATGTCCGGGCTAGCAGCCGCCCTAATTGTTCTCCTTGGCTCCTTAGCAAGAAATATGAAAGAGGGAAGCGGTTACGTAATGCCCATATATATTATGGCAATAGTACTGGGAGTTGCAACTATGCAGATGGAATCTCCAGATAATCCCCTTCTTTACTTGATTCCTTTCGTGAACTCGATCTTCGTCATGAAAGATATCATTACCGCCAGTTTTGTCGTTTCGAGATTCTCCCTCATGCTTGTGAGCAACCTCGTTTATGTATCATTGTTCATCTACTTTCTTACTAGAGTCTTCAACAGCGAGAAGATTATGGACATTTCTGGAGCTTAA
- a CDS encoding alpha/beta hydrolase, which yields MRKIVSVGIFVFLVFTMLFGSEVLADRYLQFLLRGNYYLAYEMQSLRAKNLYTVENMSQEFQQLAEEYGEYLFIFSTETSKIRGFTVFIFHAQFERGFIDFNVVVDDQGRVDTFLVQPTLQTGAIAEYIDTREFDEFEITIGDDKNRLPAVITVPKEIDKYPLVILIHDSGAMDRDSTIGPNKPFRQIAWGLATQGVAVLRYDKRTFVFGERLSQTSPSIETEVIQDVINAITAASRIPSVSSIFLAGHGLGGRVAPAIAARDSRVDGIILLATPARRELQVIIDKHEYIGSLYGEETGQQTKLLTDYLQTALDGKLPPGAPVLAATAGYYYELDRMNPIEIVRELEIPVLIVQGDADFESTVQDYIMFMNALWTRLNVYFQLLPGLDHYFMPVKGGISTPDDYYEFRHVDGRLIDALFSWIYIFD from the coding sequence TTGAGGAAAATAGTATCAGTCGGGATTTTTGTTTTTCTGGTTTTCACAATGCTCTTTGGATCCGAGGTACTCGCTGACAGGTATCTTCAGTTTCTCTTACGAGGAAACTATTATCTTGCTTACGAGATGCAAAGTCTAAGGGCGAAAAATCTCTATACAGTCGAAAACATGAGTCAGGAATTTCAGCAGCTTGCGGAGGAATACGGCGAATATCTCTTCATTTTCTCAACCGAGACGAGCAAGATAAGAGGATTCACAGTATTCATCTTTCACGCTCAGTTTGAGAGAGGGTTTATCGACTTCAACGTAGTGGTTGATGATCAAGGCAGAGTTGACACATTTCTGGTTCAACCGACACTGCAAACAGGAGCAATTGCCGAGTACATCGATACGAGAGAATTCGATGAGTTTGAAATCACGATTGGAGATGATAAGAACCGGCTTCCCGCAGTAATTACCGTTCCCAAAGAGATTGACAAGTATCCACTTGTAATTCTCATACATGATTCAGGAGCTATGGACAGAGATTCTACAATAGGTCCTAACAAACCCTTCAGGCAGATTGCCTGGGGCCTTGCAACCCAGGGTGTGGCCGTTCTTCGTTATGACAAGAGAACATTCGTGTTCGGAGAGCGTTTGTCCCAGACTTCTCCAAGTATCGAGACTGAAGTAATACAAGATGTAATCAATGCGATAACTGCCGCATCGAGAATACCCTCAGTCTCATCAATATTTCTTGCGGGACACGGACTTGGAGGCAGAGTTGCCCCAGCAATCGCCGCCAGAGACTCCAGGGTCGATGGAATTATCTTACTGGCTACGCCTGCCAGGAGAGAACTGCAGGTGATAATTGACAAACATGAATACATTGGATCGCTCTATGGAGAAGAAACTGGACAGCAGACTAAACTTCTGACCGACTACCTGCAGACCGCTCTTGATGGTAAGCTGCCTCCCGGCGCCCCCGTCCTGGCAGCAACAGCCGGATACTATTATGAGCTTGACAGAATGAATCCTATTGAAATTGTAAGAGAACTGGAGATCCCCGTGCTCATTGTTCAGGGCGATGCCGATTTCGAATCGACGGTTCAGGACTACATAATGTTCATGAACGCGCTATGGACACGATTGAATGTTTATTTTCAGCTGCTACCCGGTCTCGATCATTACTTTATGCCTGTAAAGGGTGGGATATCAACACCCGATGATTACTATGAGTTTCGACATGTCGATGGTCGTCTCATAGATGCTCTATTTTCATGGATTTATATTTTTGATTGA
- a CDS encoding ABC transporter ATP-binding protein produces MKVSPMVEIKNLKKWFPIKSGFRSRSNLKAVDGVDLHIYRGETLGLVGESGCGKTTIGRTLIKIYQPTDGEFLYRGGSTDNNVDIFSLSESKMRPFRKEIQMVFQDPYASLNPRITVHDIIAEGLRVHSVGRSKQERKSMIAEILEKVGLRPEYMYRYPHEFSGGQRQRIGIARSMILNPALVICDEPVSALDVSVQAQVINLLEDLKHEFKLTYLFIAHDLAVVKHICDRISVMYLGKIVETAETDQLFNDALHPYSRGLLSSIPVPNPHMRKTGKREIVKGDIPSPVDPPETCRFVKRCPGAFDRCWKESPSLKQVSDGHFVSCFLYD; encoded by the coding sequence ATGAAGGTTTCCCCAATGGTAGAGATCAAGAACCTGAAGAAATGGTTCCCCATAAAGAGCGGGTTCAGGTCTAGGTCCAATCTGAAGGCGGTAGATGGGGTTGACCTGCATATTTATAGGGGTGAGACTCTTGGGCTGGTTGGAGAATCGGGTTGTGGAAAGACCACAATTGGAAGAACCCTCATAAAAATCTACCAGCCTACCGATGGAGAATTCCTCTATAGAGGAGGTTCGACTGATAACAATGTAGATATCTTCTCTCTTTCCGAATCGAAAATGAGACCCTTCAGGAAGGAGATACAGATGGTATTCCAGGATCCATATGCGTCTCTCAATCCGAGAATAACAGTACACGACATAATCGCGGAAGGGCTAAGGGTGCACTCCGTTGGCAGAAGCAAGCAAGAGAGAAAATCAATGATAGCAGAGATCCTTGAAAAGGTAGGTCTAAGGCCAGAGTACATGTACCGATACCCTCATGAATTCTCAGGTGGACAGAGACAGAGAATAGGAATTGCCAGATCGATGATCCTGAATCCTGCACTCGTCATTTGCGACGAGCCTGTTTCGGCGCTTGATGTATCTGTCCAGGCACAGGTTATTAACCTGCTTGAAGATCTAAAGCACGAGTTCAAATTGACTTATCTATTCATTGCTCACGATCTGGCAGTTGTGAAGCACATTTGTGACAGGATTTCGGTTATGTACCTGGGAAAGATAGTAGAGACAGCGGAAACAGACCAGCTCTTTAATGACGCGCTTCATCCCTACTCGCGCGGATTGCTTTCGTCGATTCCAGTTCCGAATCCTCACATGAGAAAGACCGGAAAGAGAGAGATCGTGAAAGGAGACATTCCCTCTCCCGTTGATCCGCCTGAAACTTGCAGATTTGTTAAGCGATGCCCCGGGGCATTCGATAGATGCTGGAAAGAAAGCCCTTCATTGAAGCAAGTAAGTGATGGTCATTTTGTTTCGTGCTTTCTTTATGATTGA
- a CDS encoding ABC transporter ATP-binding protein — protein sequence MERILEVDNLKISFKTQLGRITPLDGVSFSLSKGETLGIVGESGCGKTITAFSIMRLLPKNAFLGEDARIAFRGKDILGLSKEELQKIRGKSISMVFQEPMTSLNPLYTIGWQISEVYRLHEGLSEEEAMTRSVEMLRLVGIPDPKKRVTEFPHQLSGGMRQRVMIAMALACSPELLIADEPTTALDVTIQAQVLELMNELKDKFSTATIIITHDLGVIAEMCDRVLVMYAGQIVESGDIFDIFDKPMHPYTKGLINSIPKIEISKKDQKKLNVINGYVPHPSNFPDGCRFRPRCPMAFEKCLDKPPMIESEGHHSVRCWLFEGDDV from the coding sequence ATGGAAAGAATTCTCGAAGTTGACAACTTGAAGATTTCCTTTAAAACTCAGCTTGGAAGGATAACACCTCTAGACGGAGTCTCCTTTAGTCTGTCAAAGGGAGAGACTCTCGGGATCGTAGGGGAATCTGGCTGTGGCAAGACAATCACAGCTTTCTCAATAATGAGGTTGCTCCCAAAGAACGCCTTTCTCGGTGAAGATGCAAGGATTGCTTTCAGAGGGAAGGATATTTTAGGTCTTAGCAAGGAAGAGCTTCAGAAGATTAGAGGGAAGTCGATATCAATGGTATTTCAGGAACCCATGACTTCTTTGAATCCCCTCTACACGATTGGATGGCAGATTTCCGAAGTTTACAGGCTGCACGAAGGTCTTAGTGAGGAGGAGGCAATGACGAGGAGCGTGGAAATGCTCCGGCTTGTTGGGATTCCAGACCCCAAGAAGAGAGTCACGGAATTTCCTCATCAACTGTCGGGAGGTATGAGGCAGAGAGTAATGATTGCTATGGCGCTCGCATGCAGCCCGGAGCTACTCATTGCCGACGAACCCACTACAGCGCTTGACGTAACTATTCAAGCCCAGGTTTTGGAACTAATGAACGAGCTGAAGGATAAGTTTAGCACAGCCACGATAATCATTACGCACGATTTGGGAGTAATCGCCGAAATGTGTGATAGAGTTCTCGTAATGTATGCAGGTCAGATTGTTGAGAGCGGGGACATATTTGACATCTTCGACAAACCCATGCATCCTTACACAAAGGGCCTGATCAATTCTATACCAAAGATTGAGATTTCCAAGAAAGATCAGAAGAAGTTGAACGTAATAAATGGTTATGTCCCCCATCCGTCGAATTTCCCCGATGGCTGCAGATTCAGGCCGCGTTGCCCGATGGCATTTGAGAAATGTCTGGATAAACCGCCGATGATTGAATCCGAAGGCCATCACTCAGTTCGTTGTTGGCTATTTGAAGGGGATGATGTGTGA